The Plasmodium vinckei vinckei genome assembly, chromosome: PVVCY_09 genome includes the window ATAAGTTCTTCAATTTTAGATCCCATAAATTTCTTTACTGCtttactttttaataagtaatttattaaatcgTCATCATTCGAATAATTTTGGgcatttaaattattaaatgatggtttatttgttttattaaaatatacgACAGTAAAACCAAACATACTTAAAACTATGGCCAGGGTAACTACaagcattttatttttttttcgtaatCTTGCATTTTGTATACCCTTGTCAACAAACATTTCCTCCTCGGGTCGAATATGGCTAGAATGATAACTCATGGTGTATTGTGTTTctatgttaatttttttttacaatatattatgataaacttaattgattatataaatatttataacaaatgtattatataaatattaataacaaatgtattatataaatatatttcatatatatatttatctataCCAATACACTAATTATCAAATATTCAAGAAAGCTGaataattacaaaaaatatgcaaaatggtatttatattacaaaacatcacattaattaaaaaaatattaatttaatcaattttcaatataataaCCACATTATggttataattaaattttcttaATTAATTcacatgaaaaaaaattatataatataaattaattattaatgtgataaagataatatatttaccaattattattttttaataaaaaatattttaaaaatcgTACTAATccgtaatatatataataattattcctataaaaaaatatatctttctttcacttttaaattatttagtGGTAAAAgggtaaatataaaaaatatatattttttttaagtatgGTGCtagaatattatttatacttatcgtgtaattaaaaaaatgttcatTTATTTGGTGTTATTATCTTAACAAATACATTGCTTGTTGgggttatatatataccaaaaaatgataaacgGATCTACGAAACGCcgataaatatttttttgctaTTTATGCCTTAATGGGGATATATTTCTattgattattatttatgcatatataaaaagaagcatataaaattttcaagaAATATATCGAACCATCCAAAAAATAGCAAATCCCATATTTATAGtgctttattattttatttttatagcaatacgtaaaaaattacgagcttaatataatatgtatcatttttataaattttatatataataggataatatattgaaaaaagggaaactttttattcaagtaaaaacaaattatttcaatataataaccatattattaaaaataaatatatttcaattatgtttcattaattgtataaaatttgtatatttaaagGGGGACACAAATCGAGAGTTTTCTTATTAGTAGAAAAGGTTTACTTactatattaaaaaatgattatatatgtagGGAATACAATTTAGGCTATgcgtatataatatatataatgttgaaaatttttaatattcaaatatttcagcgtatattttacatataattttctcattatataaattttaataaaggATATTAAAACTCTCTTAAAAACGAACCATTGATTCCTAATATCATAAGCAATTTAACACATCGAAAAACaattacttttatttattacgAGAAAATAAgggaatatataaataaaaattatgttttaaaGATTAAACTAATATAATCTtataaaagtaataaatatatatatgtgtagtTTTTTGGTATTTTAATGGCTTGGGTATAATAATctagcatatatattataatggggtgtgctatttttataaggGCAAAAAGTTtactaaaaaatgtaaagaaCTATTcatatgtaaatatgtaGTATCCAAATACCTATGACCCTCTACTAATTACATTGCCTATAAGGCAtaacttatttatttttttttattcttcgtatattttttatgtgaatatatttattattataaacatttgttaaaattatgaataaatGTAATTCAATATTTTCTCTAAAAAGCGAATTCCTtgataaacattttttttatttattttggaagaataattttcataCCAGTccattatgtaaaaatcgaaaaagttcaacatttttaataaatttaaataataaaaatatagcgGTGTGTGagcaaaatgaaaaaaataatgataatccTGAAAACAACACATTAAgcgaagaaataaaaagggaaaCAAATTTCATCCAACATGTTTTTAAATGGGGAATAGGAAATAAATTTCGCTCGGATCCAGAAAATAggttattatttaatgcgattaattattttatgttgaatatgtgcatataaaCAAATGAGAGCTAAGCATGATAATAGACAATTTTAATCATTgctaataaatatagaaaaataatttaagaaaatattatactcTCTATATAACCATGTTTAATTTATCATCGGTCAATGTTATAAgcattgtttatatatatcatttatagAATGTAACAAAAATATCACCTATTAagcatttaaaaatatatttattttttttattttttgtaactCTGCAATTTCAAACCAGGTTTCACCCTGTTCATCATCTTCGTCCGAAAGAAGTGACAATTAAAAAGACCTACTTTGATTCAACTAATGAAAACATAAAGTATGAAGATTTAAATGAACAATGGGAAGTGTTTTGGTTTGAAAACAACAAATTAAATGCGAAACCATTcccaattaaaaaatatggaataGAAGCAGCCAAAAAGGAagcatttaaattttatgaaacGTTACAAGTAAAgacttattttatttttttgcttataaaaagaaaataatatatttgttctatttttcattttgaattacaattttattgtCTTATTATCC containing:
- a CDS encoding transcription factor with AP2 domain(s), putative — protein: MNKCNSIFSLKSEFLDKHFFYLFWKNNFHTSPLCKNRKSSTFLINLNNKNIAVCEQNEKNNDNPENNTLSEEIKRETNFIQHVFKWGIGNKFRSDPENRFHPVHHLRPKEVTIKKTYFDSTNENIKYEDLNEQWEVFWFENNKLNAKPFPIKKYGIEAAKKEAFKFYETLQSQNRINPKPKHESGVEGVYYDVVTNCWIALYRSNNFPVCKSFSAEYHGFEMAKQMAIDRVNKYKR